From the bacterium genome, the window TGCTGTAGAGGCGCCGGCTGTAGGGGTCGAAGCGCACCTCGCCCTCTACGGTGCGCCGCAGGTCGGATTCGAGTTTTTCCCATTTGCTCACAAGGGGTCTCCTGTATCCGGGCCCGCCATATTAGGTGAGGGGGGAAGTTGGGACAAGGGCGCGAGAGGGCGTAAGATGAGTCGGCGCGGGTTGATTCGCCGGTGAAATTTATGGATGCTCGCCCCAGGCGAAATCGGTTCTTGTTTCGGGTCCGGGAGGATATAGACGGTGGATTTTCAATCCCTTGCGGCTCGCTCGCTCGCGGGCGCCATGCCGACGCGCGATGAGGCGGCAGCGGTTCTCGACTCTTCGGACGCTGAATTGCTGGCGGTGCTGGACGCCGCCTACCGCATCCGGCGCCGCTATTTCGGGAACAAGGTGCAGATTCATATGCTGACCAACGCCAAGAGCGGCCTTTGCCCGGAGGACTGCGCATACTGCTCGCAATCGGCCGTCTCGGAGGCGGCCATCGATCAGTACAGCCTCATGGATGCGGACAGCCTGTTCGAGGAGGCGGGAAGGGCCGCGGCCTCCGGTGCGCGCCGCCACTGCATCGTGATCAGCGGGAGGGGGCCTTCCTGGCCCGAGATCGAGCGGATTTCCTCGGCGGTCCGCCGGATAAAAGAGCACTACGCGTTGTCCATCTGCTGCTCCCTCGGGCTTTTGGACGAGGGAAAGGCCCGCGCCCTCCGCGCGGCAGGGGTGAACCGCCTCAACCACAACCTGAATACGAGCGAGGGATTTTATTCCGAGATTTGCTCCACCCATACCTATGCGGATCGTATCGAAACCCTTTCGGCGGGAAGAAAAGCCGGCCTCGAGCTGT encodes:
- the bioB gene encoding biotin synthase BioB, which gives rise to MDFQSLAARSLAGAMPTRDEAAAVLDSSDAELLAVLDAAYRIRRRYFGNKVQIHMLTNAKSGLCPEDCAYCSQSAVSEAAIDQYSLMDADSLFEEAGRAAASGARRHCIVISGRGPSWPEIERISSAVRRIKEHYALSICCSLGLLDEGKARALRAAGVNRLNHNLNTSEGFYSEICSTHTYADRIETLSAGRKAGLELCSGVIFGQGESREDVFEVCEAVRSLGPESIPVNFLHAIPGTPLENAEALTPRSCLRLLSLMRFYNPTSEIRIAGGREVNLRHLQPLSLYPANSLFVSGYLTTPGQAVEEAQRMIADLGFELDMTGESDPDLSGPVFPAVRDSARRA